The following is a genomic window from Planctomycetota bacterium.
CGACGACCAGCACGTCGGCCACCTGTTGCGGCAACTTCGGGGCATGAAACGGAACCAGGTACCGGCGCTCGTCATACAGCGACATTCGTCAAGCATATCGAACCCGTTGCGTCGAGCCGAAGATCGTGGAGAATCGAAAGCGGCCGGGGACACGAAAGAGGAGTCTCGTGAACAACGCAGAGGACGAACCGACTTGGCAACGGGACGACCCGAGCGACTCGAACTCGAGTCCCGATGCGTCGTCGTCCAAGTTGCCGCGGTGGCTCGGCAAACGAATCGGCCGGTTCCGCGTGATTTCCGTTCTGGGCAAAGGCGCTTGGGGCCAGGTGTTCGAAGCGGAAGACACGCAGCTACGCCGGCGGGTCGCGCTCAAGTGCATCAATATCAACTCCAAGCAACGCGGCATCGTTCCGTTAGAACGTTTGCTCACCGAAGCTCGCGCCGCCGCCGCGATCGAGCACCCGAACGTCACGCAGATTTATGAGGTCGGCGAGACCAAGGGCATCTTCTACATCGCGATGGAGCTGGCCGAGGGCGGCAGCACGCACGCGCTGGTCAAGACCGCCGGGCCGATGGACGTGGTGCGAGCTTGCACGCTCTGCGCCGAGGCGGCCGACGCGCTGCAACTGGGCCACGACTGCGGCATCGTCCACCGCGACATCAAGCCGGCCAACCTCCTGCTCGGACGCAACGGCCGGTGCAAGGTCGCCGACTTCGGCCTCGCCCACGGCGGCGACGTCTCCGATCCGCTTCATGCTTCCAAACAAGGCGGTACGCCGTTCTACATCGCCCCTGAAATCGTTCGTGGCTCCGAGGGTGATGCCCGCGCCGACATTTACTCTCTTGCCGCGACGCTCGTGTACCTGCTGACCGGTCGTCACATCGTTGAGGGGGAAACCCGCGCGGCCGTGCTCAAAGCACAAGTCGACCAGCCGCCGCTCGATGTCCGCGGCGTCCGGCCTGAGATTGATCCGGGCTTGGCCGACGTGATCGCCAAAGCGCTCTCGAAAGACCCTGGCACGCGATTCCAAACGGCCGGCGAGTTTGCCACGGCTTTGCGTGTCTACACGGTCCCCGTCAACAAAGCTGGCACGGCGATCGGCGGTGTGGATTGGAAGAAGGTCGGTCCGATCGCGGTCGGCATCGGAGCGTTGGTCGTCCTGCTGCTTGTGATTCTTCCGTTCATCGGCGGCGATGGCGAAGCCACCGAAGACACCAACGCAAGGAGCAGCGACAGCGCAGCCGATCGCACGCCGACCAACGACGCCGTAGCTCAAACCACCCGGCACACGTTCACGCTCGACGTGAGCGCCTGGGCGAACAAGCCCGACACCGTGCATGTCGCCGGGGATTTCAACGGCTGGGATGAGTCGGCAACGCCGTTGACGGACCCGAACGGCGACGACACCTGGTCGGTCGTCGTACCCCTTGAGCCGGGCATGCACATGTACAAGTTTGTCGTCAACGGCGATCGCTGGATCAATGACCCGGACGCCGACCCCAGCCTCGACGCCGGCGACGGTCACGGCGGCATCAACAACGGCGTGCTGATCGGCCCGTAGCCGGTGTCGGTCACTTCTTGGTAAACACCACGTTCGGCTTGCCGTCAAACTGCAACGTGAGACTCGTGTCACCCACGTTCCGGACGAACGCGCTGTCGGCAAGCCCGCCATCGATCATCCAGACCAGCTCCGGCTCATCGCCGCTGGTGAGGCGCCATGTGCCGAACGACGGCAACGCACCCCACTCGCTAAACGCCCAAGCCGCGCCGGGTTTACCGGTCGGGTTGCCGGTATCGAACTCGAACGTCTTGTCCGCGTTGAGCACCAACGTCAAGGGAACATGGTCGTACGACGCGGTCCAGGTCCCCTCGACACTTTCCTCGGTCACCGGCAAGCTCGCTTCGCAACCGAGCAACGCCAACAATAGCAGCATGGGCAGAAATCTCATTGCCACATCATGCACGATCGCGCCGAGTTTTGAAGTGCGACGAGCTAGGCCGTTTCGCGGGTGACGATCTTGTAACCTTCGCGTTCACCAACGCCGCGTAGCGGGTAGTCCTTGCGGAGCGGGAAGTTACCGAAACCGTTCCAGCTCATGATGCGGCGCAGATCCGGGTGGCCCTCGAAGATGACGCCGAACATGTCGTAGACCTCGCGCTCCATCCACTCGCCACCGGGCCAGACGCCGCAAACGCTGGGAACCACGAGACCCGGATCGCCTTGCTCCAGCGCGTTCTCGTCACGGAAGCCGTTGGCGTCGGAGTCTGGCACGGTGTCGCGCTCGGGGTTGAGGAACACCTTGAGCCAGAGCCGGTTGTTGTGCGGGATGCTCGTCAGCCCGTACGTCACCGCAAACCGCCCCGGCGTCTTCTGTGAAAAGCCCAGGTAATCCGCACCGTTGACCTCGGTGAGGTGGTCGTACCGCAGGTTCGGATCATCACGCAGGTAGGCACAGACCTCCACGATCTTCTCGCGAGGGGTCACCAGCGAGACCATGCCGCGGAAGTCCTTGGCTAGGAACTTGATCTCCGGGAACTGCCGCTTGAGCGGCTCGATCGCGGGGTGGTCGATCTTCGGCTTGCTAACGGTCGCGGTGGCGGCTTCATCGGACATCGCCGTGATGATTGAGATTCCGCCGTCGCCGGTCAACGTGACGGAAGGTTTGCGTGGGCTTCGTGCCCGAATCATCAGTGCGACCGACGCAGGATCACGGCGGTCTGGTCGTCGGTTTGCGGGCC
Proteins encoded in this region:
- a CDS encoding NADH-quinone oxidoreductase subunit C, translating into MSDEAATATVSKPKIDHPAIEPLKRQFPEIKFLAKDFRGMVSLVTPREKIVEVCAYLRDDPNLRYDHLTEVNGADYLGFSQKTPGRFAVTYGLTSIPHNNRLWLKVFLNPERDTVPDSDANGFRDENALEQGDPGLVVPSVCGVWPGGEWMEREVYDMFGVIFEGHPDLRRIMSWNGFGNFPLRKDYPLRGVGEREGYKIVTRETA
- a CDS encoding protein kinase — encoded protein: MNNAEDEPTWQRDDPSDSNSSPDASSSKLPRWLGKRIGRFRVISVLGKGAWGQVFEAEDTQLRRRVALKCININSKQRGIVPLERLLTEARAAAAIEHPNVTQIYEVGETKGIFYIAMELAEGGSTHALVKTAGPMDVVRACTLCAEAADALQLGHDCGIVHRDIKPANLLLGRNGRCKVADFGLAHGGDVSDPLHASKQGGTPFYIAPEIVRGSEGDARADIYSLAATLVYLLTGRHIVEGETRAAVLKAQVDQPPLDVRGVRPEIDPGLADVIAKALSKDPGTRFQTAGEFATALRVYTVPVNKAGTAIGGVDWKKVGPIAVGIGALVVLLLVILPFIGGDGEATEDTNARSSDSAADRTPTNDAVAQTTRHTFTLDVSAWANKPDTVHVAGDFNGWDESATPLTDPNGDDTWSVVVPLEPGMHMYKFVVNGDRWINDPDADPSLDAGDGHGGINNGVLIGP